Genomic window (Vigna unguiculata cultivar IT97K-499-35 chromosome 10, ASM411807v1, whole genome shotgun sequence):
catttctttatatttagaattattaaaaaaatattacgttatattgtaaaaaaattgttaaaatttaattgtgaaatatcattataaataaatataagtaagtatatatacatatattctaTGAGTGGTTTTATTATCCTGTGGCAACATCCTTGGATGAGTATGCAGTAGTTGTGATAAGACAAATTTTGCATTGTTATTTTTGACATTATTTCATATTGTGACATGTGAAAATAGGTCTCCCTGAGTTGTAGTTTTGACAGCCATGTTTGGAAGTTATTGATTCATAAATCAACCACATGGTCCAGTCCCAGAGAGAGTGTGAGTGACCAGTTCAGAACTTCCACGTTGTTGTTGGCCACAGCAACCAAGAACTTCGTAAACTACAAAAACAAACTCCTGGGATCCACCCCAAATTGCACAAACCGCGTAAACAAGACCTTTTCCCTAAATTACCAAATTTAACATTATTCGAAGATTGTTGACTTAACAAacccatttttaaaattagtaggagtataatattttaatctatttttttatttatttttaatctactatttcaatcaccattaaatcatttattttgattctttttagtgatgtgatgatctaataaCGATTAAAATGGTAAATTAGAAGTGGTTCAAAAAAAgtggattaaaatatcattgaccatattaatattgttaattaGGATAGGTGGCAAAATGGGTAGAGTCCGATGCGTTAGTATGTTAATCTTTGTTAAAAGGGATAAGTCAGGTTGAAAATTTTGACCTGACAGATTATTTTGATCTGGTCCATTCGATTTGTTAATTTGATAAGTCAAAATGTGATTAAGTTCGATCAGACTTGttagtctattttttttaaaagaattaaattttaaaataaaagataattaaaacaattattttttatattatgtttcttAAAGGTGTAagtatataatagtaatattattataatttaaatcattaacatttataagttaaattttaattattagttataataaaataatttaacatgtaaatgcaacaactattttaatttatctactttaaaatattaaccaatcaattaaaaatttagaaaatattttttatgattaatattgttgtaatatttatttatatgtatatataaacaaattttaaaaattaaaaaaattaaaaacaaattaaaaaaataaagtgacgGACCAATTACACTCGACCTGTTTTAGACGGGTTACTGACGGATTAAGAAAAAATGGACCAGATTGATCCACTTTGCCAcaactaaattaaaatagtttaaattgagattaattaaaattaggacagatttataaaattgtaaatttttaaatcataatatgagtaaaatatacatatatgtatgtgtatcttaattaagttttatttaaattaaaattcgttAGTGGATGTAGTAGAAAatactttcaatttttaattgcgtttatattttgttttaataaaagttcACTAAACAAGAAAGTGAATAAGTGTtcagttgaaaaaaaaaaactttaattgcattaatttttaattagatagtaatgtgattaacaatatatatatatatatatatatatatatatatatatatatatatatatatataaaagtgtaaatgtttagttatattaacttttaattaaatttatattttatttaaacttaattcatTCATCTATGAAAAGTAAAAGGTTAGTATaatggaaaatttataataaattgacaaactatacaattttatttgactatCCTAACATTTATAGGATTTGGTTCAATGTCACGATTATGTGTAAGATTTAAATtggaaaaattatgtaaattcctatgattttaatagtttatgagttaaatattaattttaacgaTAAGGTGATTTTTTGAAACCACACTAATTAACGATAATAGATGTTGATAATCATATCAACCACCAAAACAACATTcttaatacttaaaaaattagggtaaaatatgtttttttcctcAAATATCGGtgtaatttgaaattagtttcttttcaaaaattttgattaatttagtcattcatctttaaagatacgtgaatttagttattttaaccaaattttgttaagtttatctaacgtttcaagcgtatttcatgatagtatttaaattgtttataccgTTTCACACATTTTAActtcaatattaactcaaagattataataacatgtcaaataaacttaacaaaatttcgtaagaagaactaaatccacacatctctaaatatgaaagactaaattggtataaagtttcgaagagggactaatttcaaaattcactgaaacttaaggaaccaaaatcatatttaaccaaaaaaattatttaaaagaattaagaggctaaaagaataattttcaatttaaagatCTAAAATAGAATccaaattttatacatttaaaacatATTCAAACACATGGTTTTGGGTTTGAAGAAATATGGTTGTGAAGATAACGAGTGGTGGAGCCAAATCAAAGTCGCGTCAATGATGACCTATATACAAGCTTGTTGAAAAGTTTTCCACTTGCCTCTTCAGATATAAACTTGAGGTGCTCGCATTGGTGTTTTCATCAATAAAGATAATCTTTtgatcaaattgaaaataaatagatattttgTCTCCTAAAGTTGaatctaaataaattaatatagttatatATGATTAATGGATATTAATATTGTGACattcaacaattttttacaGATATTTTACATCCATTAATTTAcctttcaatttatattttgtttacaaatacaaaagttaACTTTTCTAACCAAAGTACTTCTAAAAGTAAATTCTCAACCCATGCAAATGgtgtcaaaaaaatattttacataattaatattGCAAAGTAAAATTGACAGTTAATAAACATTTTAGTAATCTTGTAGTATTATTATAACTACATGCGAGACAAAGTTAACTATCACTAAAATAGCATATTTTATGCTAAttctgttttgaattttttttagtaaaatatacttataaattttgttaagaaaaataatttgcgaaaattattattaatgtttttgcaaaatatattttacaaaacattttttctaaaaaattttgtaaaaactatttacaaattttataattttataaaaaatatttatttattaattaaaattcttaaaaaatgataaaagaaaatatattttttataaaattttatgaaatatgaaaaattatagtaaTCAACCATACATAGATATTTCAATAATCTCGTCAcaatattaataacatattaGTATCACGTTCATTTACTCTTAACTacttattaattactttttgaaATAGTTCCTTAACATACTTATAATCTTTGAGGGAGCATTTCACAGTTAAACGTGCACGAATGAAAGTAATCTcatatttcaaaacaaatatcATATTGCAAAATGTAGTTTATAAAGGTAAAAAATCTGAGACTATATCTGTTATTATTCCTTTAATCTGAGAAATAGTCATATTTATTGCATGAACAATGACACGTATCTATATGCAAGTGTGGTATGTGGTATGTATGTTCATATTCGCAGTTAATTTATCTTCGTTTTCATTTCTTCATTCTATCTTCTGGTGTAAAACAAAGACAAGGTTGCATCACTTTCGTGATTATATATGAAGACAAGTTACACTTGTCTCGATGTTTGACAGGTTTACGTTTACTGTAACAGATTATTTCCATAGCTGCAGAAGATTGGAAATTGGAGGCCCACGTAGTTGGGCTAAACTGTTTCTCGGAAACTTCATGTGAAGCAGTCATAGGGAACAAagagtagaagaagaagaagaaaaataagaagaacGACCGTGAGCTGGAAGAAGTAGGAACATGAGGTTGTTCTTGTAATTTCCTAGGTTTCACTTttactttatcaatatttatgtCTCTTCTGTTTGTACACTACCATGTTATGAGCTGAAGACAACCGCACTCTTTTCCATTCCCTACGAGACAACATAGACAAAATACctgcacataaaaaaaaaaaggcatttccttttcatttcatCATTTGGTCATCATGACTTTCCATCATCCTATGaactttgtttatatatatgatgattGGCAACGGACATGTTGCGTGTCTTTGCAAATGTGATCCTAGATTGGGTCTCTGGAGAGACTAaagaagtaatttttttttagttctaGAGAGAGTTTTTGGTTAGTTTGAGAGATTTCATTCATTGATTTATTCCTTTTTTGGTCTGGGTTAACTGGGTTTATCAAGTTTTCTTGATAGATAGAGAGAAAATTCCCAGTAGTTGAATCGGCACTTCTGAGTTACAGTTTATCGTGATTCTCTTCAGAAGTGAAAGAAAGAGTCTTTTAACGGTTCAACCATTTTTCATCTATCAGCATGGCTGTGGTGAGTCCTATGCCTGCAACTGCACCACCACAGATGAATCCTACGAGCAAGTTTCGTGATATTGGGGTTCCTGGAATCATGAGTAGTAGGAGAGAAATTGTGAGTGAGCCTAGTTCTCCAAGCATGCTTAATGATACACTCTATGTTGCTGTGGCAAAAGATGTGAAAGACAGCAAATTAAATCTCATATGGGCAATACAAAATTCTGGAGGAAGGAGAATTTGCATCCTTCATGTTCACGTGCCAGCACCTATGATCCCTATGAGTAAGTTTGCAACATGCGTCTGCACTTGCAATTGTTTGTGGATTTTAGATAACTTAAAccttttttcctttcttaatttgtACATAGGCTGAACCTGAGATATCTTTATCATAACGTGAGTACAAATCTTATTATTACTGTTAACAAATGTTAGGCTTTTGATTGATTGTGCCTGTGAACATTATTACTTGTTAGGCTTTTCATTGATTGTGCCTGTGAACCTATGACTTATGATTTATCGTTTCCTGTGATAGATTTCAAGAACCGGATTTAACATGgttaatttggttatttttctaGTGGGTGCTAAATTTCCTGCAAGTGCACTGAGAGAACAGGAAGTTCAAGATTATCATGAAAGGGAAAGGCAAAAAATTCCGAAGACTATGGATGCCTATCTTTATATCTGTCAAAAAATGGGGGTAATTTTTCTAGTGAACCttgttttcaaaacatttttttttccttttgctaaTAATTTTCTGATATAGGTGAGGGCAGACAAAATACTCATTGAAATGGATTGTGTAGAAAAAGGGATTGTAGAGCTCATCCACCAGTATGGCATACATAGGCTTGTAATGGGAGCAGCATCTGATAAGTACCATTCTAGGTAAGTGGCCACCTAAAATCCCTCAAGAAGCTATTACACATTATTGTTAACCATGCTATTATACTTTCACACTTTTGAATTACTATTTCTCAACATTCTTAGTTATGGAGTTTAATCTTCCCCTCTGCCTGTTTGATTTTATTCCCGTCTTGAAGGCTTTGCTTCATGGAAAATTTTGTAGCccttttgaaatttatattcttattgcTTTTAACGAGCTTCCACTTGCATGATACTGCAGGAGAATGGTATCCCTCAAATCTAAGAAAGCTATATATGTATGTGAACAAGCTCCAGCTTCTTGTCATGTACAGTTTGTCTGCAATGGGTACCTCATACACACAAGGTATGTTGTGTTACGAATACTTGAATAGTGGTGATACTGAATTCCAATGAATAGTGTCACACGGAGATAAGTGTAATTTTGGAGTAAGCTTCAAAGGACTTTAACAACTTCAGAAAGCTTGTGTTTTGACTTTTGTTTGAACTTTGATTTGTTGTACTGtcctaaatattattttatcatattatatttgGTACTGATACAAGTGCTATATCAACTCAGGGATTGCAGATTGGATAGAGGGAATGTAGAGGTTGTATCTCCTTCTGTGCTGCAAATGGAAAACTCTGAAGTTGGGCATTCACCTAACATTGGATCCCCATCCTCAGTGGCAGGGCAAAATCGTTGGAGAAAACTAACTAATCCCGGACAAGAGTTATTTCGTAGAGTTAGGACTATCAATGGTGCACATCGGAGGAGAACTGGATCTGTTTCTTCTTTAGAAGGGTACTTAACTCCTCAGAGAAAGTTTGGTAAAGAAGCAAGTTGTGATGAGTTAGATGAGCAGTCACGGGGGAGTCCTTCAGTATTCTCAATGTGCTTTGAGAGTTGTTCGGTTGATCCAGAATTGATTCCGGAATTGAATGACTTTTCTCTGAATAATAAGGATCTTCATTCACCATCACCAAGTGTACTGGTATGCACACTTTTTCCTCTATCAGAATTTCTATGTATACTATGGGGATGCTATGCTTCTTTTTTGACTTTTTCTTGTGATGGATGAAGAGTCATTCTTGCTTCTATATTTGCATTGATGGATAGTCATACTGTTCAACTGATCTttgtgataatattttaatattgtaattGAACACTGGCAGGATGGAGGAATGGATGATGCTCTCTATGGTCAACTTGAACAGGCAATGGCCGAGGCTTGGAATGTTAGGCAAGATGCATATCAAGAAACTGTTAGGCGTATGAAAGCAGAAAAAGAAGCCATTGATGCTATACGCAAGGTAACTTTCTTATGTTGAGttcttgttatttttcaatGTGTAAGATGATCATGTTTGTAAATCATCACACCAAGTTAATTCTAGGTGTTTGTATCAGTTCTATGTTTTTCAAATCATTCTTACCAGACCTAAAGAATAAGATTGTATTAGCTAACCTTAAACAAACCTCAACTGATTCTAGGATCATTTGAATGGACAAACATCTTTTTATTGACAGGCTAAAGCCACTGAAAACTTGTATCAAGAAGAGCTAAAACTAAGAAAAGAACAAGAGGAAGAAGTACAGAAAGCAAATGAAGAACTTGTTAATATGAAGAGTCACATAAACAAAGTTAATGAGGAACTCCAACTTGCCTTAGATCAGAAATTATCTCTAGAGAATCGAATTGCATCTACTGAACTTAATATAAAGGAGTTGGAGCAGAAGAATATATCTGCTGATGAGTTATCTCAAAAGTACATGGATGAACTAGATGAGTTACAAATGCAACTTGATAATGCGTTGAGAGAGGCTGAGGAGTTAAGGAGAAAACAAGGGGAAGCCTCAAGCACTCACTGGCTTCAACCCTTCTCAGAATTCTCCTTTTCAGAGATTAAAGAAGCAACAAGAAACTTCAATCCATCCCTTAAGATCGGACAAGGTGGATACGGAAGTATATTTAAAGGTATCTT
Coding sequences:
- the LOC114166657 gene encoding U-box domain-containing protein 33-like isoform X1; this encodes MSMAVVSPMPATAPPQMNPTSKFRDIGVPGIMSSRREIVSEPSSPSMLNDTLYVAVAKDVKDSKLNLIWAIQNSGGRRICILHVHVPAPMIPMMGAKFPASALREQEVQDYHERERQKIPKTMDAYLYICQKMGVRADKILIEMDCVEKGIVELIHQYGIHRLVMGAASDKYHSRRMVSLKSKKAIYVCEQAPASCHVQFVCNGYLIHTRDCRLDRGNVEVVSPSVLQMENSEVGHSPNIGSPSSVAGQNRWRKLTNPGQELFRRVRTINGAHRRRTGSVSSLEGYLTPQRKFGKEASCDELDEQSRGSPSVFSMCFESCSVDPELIPELNDFSLNNKDLHSPSPSVLDGGMDDALYGQLEQAMAEAWNVRQDAYQETVRRMKAEKEAIDAIRKAKATENLYQEELKLRKEQEEEVQKANEELVNMKSHINKVNEELQLALDQKLSLENRIASTELNIKELEQKNISADELSQKYMDELDELQMQLDNALREAEELRRKQGEASSTHWLQPFSEFSFSEIKEATRNFNPSLKIGQGGYGSIFKGILRHTEVAIKMLSPDSTQGPEEFQQEVEILSRLRHPNLVTLIGSCPESWTLVYEYLHNGSLEDRLNCKDNTPPLSWQTRIRIAAELCSALIFLQSSKPHSIAHGDLKPGNILLDSNLVSKLSDFGICRILSCQEGSSSSSTQFWRTVPKGTFVYVDPEFLTSGELTPKSDVYSFGVILLRLITGKPALGIKNEVEYALHSRKLKSILDPLAGDWPFMLAEELVRLALRCCEMNRKNRPDFYPEVWRILEPMRASCEGIQLGSQGKCQPPPYFICPISLEVMQEPQVAADGFTYEAWAIREWLESGRDTSPRTKSKLAHHNLIPNHSLRHAIQDWLQTH
- the LOC114166657 gene encoding U-box domain-containing protein 33-like isoform X2, producing the protein MSMAVVSPMPATAPPQMNPTSKFRDIGVPGIMSSRREIVSEPSSPSMLNDTLYVAVAKDVKDSKLNLIWAIQNSGGRRICILHVHVPAPMIPMMGAKFPASALREQEVQDYHERERQKIPKTMDAYLYICQKMGVRADKILIEMDCVEKGIVELIHQYGIHRLVMGAASDKYHSRRMVSLKSKKAIYVCEQAPASCHVQFVCNGYLIHTRLDRGNVEVVSPSVLQMENSEVGHSPNIGSPSSVAGQNRWRKLTNPGQELFRRVRTINGAHRRRTGSVSSLEGYLTPQRKFGKEASCDELDEQSRGSPSVFSMCFESCSVDPELIPELNDFSLNNKDLHSPSPSVLDGGMDDALYGQLEQAMAEAWNVRQDAYQETVRRMKAEKEAIDAIRKAKATENLYQEELKLRKEQEEEVQKANEELVNMKSHINKVNEELQLALDQKLSLENRIASTELNIKELEQKNISADELSQKYMDELDELQMQLDNALREAEELRRKQGEASSTHWLQPFSEFSFSEIKEATRNFNPSLKIGQGGYGSIFKGILRHTEVAIKMLSPDSTQGPEEFQQEVEILSRLRHPNLVTLIGSCPESWTLVYEYLHNGSLEDRLNCKDNTPPLSWQTRIRIAAELCSALIFLQSSKPHSIAHGDLKPGNILLDSNLVSKLSDFGICRILSCQEGSSSSSTQFWRTVPKGTFVYVDPEFLTSGELTPKSDVYSFGVILLRLITGKPALGIKNEVEYALHSRKLKSILDPLAGDWPFMLAEELVRLALRCCEMNRKNRPDFYPEVWRILEPMRASCEGIQLGSQGKCQPPPYFICPISLEVMQEPQVAADGFTYEAWAIREWLESGRDTSPRTKSKLAHHNLIPNHSLRHAIQDWLQTH